The Zonotrichia leucophrys gambelii isolate GWCS_2022_RI chromosome 20, RI_Zleu_2.0, whole genome shotgun sequence genome contains a region encoding:
- the CHRNA4 gene encoding neuronal acetylcholine receptor subunit alpha-4, whose protein sequence is MGFLVPKRNLLLLLCASIFPAFGHVETRAHAEERLLKKLFSGYNKWSRPVANISDVVLVRFGLSIAQLIDVDEKNQMMTTNVWVKQEWHDYKLRWDPQEYENVTSIRIPSELIWRPDIVLYNNADGDFAVTHLTKAHLFYDGRIKWMPPAIYKSSCSIDVTFFPFDQQNCTMKFGSWTYDKAKIDLVSMHSHVDQLDYWESGEWVIINAVGNYNSKKYECCTEIYPDITYSFIIRRLPLFYTINLIIPCLLISCLTVLVFYLPSECGEKITLCISVLLSLTVFLLLITEIIPSTSLVIPLIGEYLLFTMIFVTLSIIITVFVLNVHHRSPRTHTMPDWVRRVFLDVVPRILFMKRPSTVKDNCKKLIESMHKITNAPRLWSEMDVEPNFTTSSSPSPQSNEPSPTSSFCAHLEEPAKPQPMCKSPSGQYSVLHPEPVQVTCSSPQPSCRHLSDSQATSALKGRSLSVQQMYSPSKAEEGTIRCRSRSIQYCYLQEDSSQTNGHSSGSPASQRCHLNGEQPQHRPPQCKCRCKKGEVAGTAAQGSKSHGSKDQHLVLMSPALKLAVEGVHYIADHLRAEDADFSVKEDWKYVAMVIDRIFLWMFIIVCLLGTVGLFLPPWLAGMI, encoded by the exons TTTGGCCACGTGGAGACCCGAGCCCACGCAGAGGAGAGGCTCCTGAAGAAACTCTTCTCTGGCTATAACAAGTGGTCCCGTCCCGTGGCAAACATCTCGGACGTGGTCCTGGTGCGCTTCGGCCTCTCCATCGCGCAGCTCATCGATGTC GATGAGAAAAATCAAATGATGACCACGAATGTGTGGGTGAAGCAG GAGTGGCACGACTACAAGCTGCGCTGGGACCCCCAGGAATATGAAAATGTCACCTCCATCCGAATCCCCTCGGAGCTCATCTGGAGGCCAGACATTGTCCTCTACAACAA TGCTGATGGTGACTTTGCAGTCACCCACCTGACCAAGGCTCACCTCTTCTACGACGGAAGAATTAAATGGATGCCCCCTGCTATCTATAAAAGCTCCTGCAGCATCGATGTCACCTTCTTCCCCTTTGACCAGCAGAACTGCACGATGAAGTTTGGCTCCTGGACCTACGACAAAGCCAAGATAGACTTGGTGAGCATGCACAGCCATGTGGACCAGCTGGACTACTGGGAGAGTGGGGAGTGGGTCATCATCAACGCTGTGGGCAAttacaacagcaaaaaatacGAGTGTTGCACAGAGATCTACCCTGACATAACCTATTCCTTCATTATCCGGAGGCTGCCGCTGTTCTACACCATCAACCTGATCATCCCCTGCCTGCTGATCTCCTGCCTGACCGTCCTGGTCTTTTATCTGCCCTCTGAGTGTGGAGAGAAGATCACCCTGTGCATCTCCgtgctgctgtccctcactgtgttcctgctgctcatCACGGAGATCATCCCCTCCACCTCCTTGGTCATCCCTCTCATTGGGGAGTACCTGCTCTTCACCATGATATTCGTCACCTTGTCCATCATCATCACTGTCTTCGTGCTCAACGTGCACCACCGCTCCCCCCGCACCCACACCATGCCAGACTGGGTGAGGAGGGTCTTCCTCGACGTGGTCCCACGGATCCTTTTCATGAAACGTCCCTCCACAGTGAAGGACAACTGCAAGAAGCTCATCGAGTCCATGCACAAAATCACCAACGCGCCGAGGCTTTGGTCCGAGATGGACGTGGAACCCAACTTCACTACCTcatcctcccccagcccccagagcaACGAGCCATCCCCCACCTCCTCCTTCTGTGCCCACCTCGAGGAGCCAGCCAAGCCTCAGCCCATGTGCAAGTCCCCCTCTGGGCAGTACTCTGTGCTGCACCCCGAGCCCGTACAGGTGACCTGCTCCTCTCCACAGCCCTCCTGCCGCCACCTGAGCGACAGCCAGGCCACCTCTGCCTTGAAAGGCAGGTCACTGAGCGTGCAGCAGATGTACAGCCCCAGCAAGGCAGAGGAGGGGACAATCCGCTGCAGGTCCAGGAGCATCCAGTACTGCTACCTGCAGGAGGACTCCTCCCAGACCAACGGCCACTCCAGTGGCTCTCCAGCATCCCAGCGCTGCCACCTCAacggggagcagccccagcacaggccccctCAGTGCAAGTGCAGGTGCAAAAAGGGTGaggtggcagggacagcagcccagGGGAGCAAGAGCCACGGCTCCAAGGATCAGCACCTGGTGCTgatgtccccagccctgaaGCTGGCAGTGGAGGGGGTTCACTACATCGCAGATCACCTGCGCGCGGAGGACGCGGATTTCTCA GTGAAGGAAGACTGGAAGTACGTTGCAATGGTCATCGACAGGATCTTCCTCTGGATGTTCATCATTGTGTGCTTGCTGGGAACTGTTGGGCTCTTCCTCCCACCCTGGCTGGCAGGAATGATCTAA